GTTTCCAAAAAGAACAAGGAAACCAGGACATCTGATTCTTCTAGAAAGCCATCAACTATTCTCTTACATTTCAATGAGACTATCATCTAGAAACAAAAATTTCAATTACACCAAATGATCAAAAATATCTAACAATGTGATTTTTAGCATAAGTAAAGCCCATTTTTCCCCTCTTAAAGGACCCATCTGTGAATAGTATACGTGCTCAGACACAGAGAAGGTCATAAGTTTGTGTGTGATATAAAAGGTCCTCTACTCAGTTTGCTTTACTACACCCCTTTAATAgatcccttagggtccattcacacgtccgtagtgtattgcagacccCTAATAAGcccagccggcaccccccatagaactgcctaatcttgtccgcaattgcagacaagaataggacatgttctattttttgcggagccgcggcccgGAATTTCAGGGCCGTGgcacggaaatgcggatgtggacagaacactgtgctgtccgcatcttttctgtccccatagagaatgaatggggacagatgcggatatgtgaatggacccttaaggtaaGTTAATTACAAGTATTTGTGAGCCTGTTATTTATGCAATTCCTTTATCTAGAAAAATATAATGCCCCATAACCAAATATGATAATTCATATTACTACTAACCGATTCTGAAAGGTGTTGGGGCCTGTGGGAACACACTGCACCCTCCACTTAGCGCTCTGATCTGGATAGATCACGTATTTAATTTGTTTCTCCAGATTGATTTCTTTTTCCACTTGGAATAAGTGCTCCTTCCATGGGCATCCACCTTGGGCCAAGATCACCACTTCTCCACTGCCATCCGCCTGTAAGAGACAGCAGTTGTCACTGCACATTACTGCCCCTAGAGGCAGACCAGAGACAAGTACACTGTCACTATGCTCAGGATTGGTCTCAGTTCCAAAATGCTGAGGCTAAAAATCAACCACGGCTACTGAACCTGGAATCGCTGTCTGATGGCTTCTTCCACCAAAGATCGAGCCGGCAGCCAAGAACGGTGGTAAAAGTCCAAGCGTGACACGAACTCTGTCCCTGCCAGTTCCATCGCCTTCTTAAATCCAGCCTACAAAGTAAATTAGTGAGAATACACATTACAATGAGAGCTGCATGTTGAAAGTTGTACAATTTATGCCATTTCCTCCACATAAGCGCCATGTACATTAAGAAGAAACCAGTCAcatagtgaaatcactcaggcagtgggagagataaggctgcgagccccacctataacaggccatgtgacacaggctaccaggtggaacagaatgctaccagcagtacacaatggcacattctaaacatatcaagaaaaataactgaaataaagtggcctaagaaGGGAGGAAATGCCAAAAACACCAAACACTGTGGgggtttataaccgggggagcaattcctccgcatgtgatccgttgctagcggCAATCCCCAGTTATAGGTGGAGCTTGCAGCCCCATCTCTTCTCCCACTgcatgagtgatctcactatggaggtatgtgggagcttgacTGCGAGTTAGCTCTTAGCACCATTCagtgttcacacaccataggtggtctagtggtaggacccatgccacactgagataccttgacggtgttgcaaaaagggctccgatgtgttcctggcTGGAATACATTGGCCAAAGTCtgtttttaacatcagcctgagggattagccagtgttgtcagttgcatatcattgtggtgcaccttttgcagtaatttatgtatttgtatattttcatccacacactactccatcttgtgtaggatgccttgtggttcatgtggtccgctgccgacatgcTCCATTgtaagcatttttttgctgggggtTGCCGCTAGCAATAGATCACaagcggaggaattgctccccccggttataaacatgctacagtgtttggggtttttgagcatttcctcccacttaggccactttattttagtgatagccataaaatgcatctgtatagcgccacctgcagtttgtttgtttttccttatttctttgacctgcttactgagatggccgcacatgctcagtttcatccttcagctgcctcctgagctgtgataggcagagcatggacacgcccccttagctgcagcaaaaaagacactccccttgagctgtcagcttgatataaatctagcagagcaatgaatgaggagatctctggatccatgtgaggtacagggccggttctattgtcatgtactataggatgtccggtttttattttttacattagttattggataacccctttaaaaaaggtaTTATTGGCAGCTTTTAGGATAACtagcacaacccttttaacattTAGGCTCCAGGTACATCTGTTAATGCTCCCGATGCCAAGTGTAACGGCCCTTAGTGATAAAAGATTTCCAAAGAACATTAGCTTTTGATATagatacaaacaaaaaaactggatTTTCCAGTGTCTACATGTTGACGACTTATCCTCTGGGTCTTCAGCAGCAATTTTTGTATAATGCACTACAGGGGAAGTAATTATTTTGTGGGGTGTACATCTCACAAAAACACCTAAAAATTACTACAACTgaatgttttttggcaaaaaataaaaattgacactGAAAAAAGTACATGTGGCAACAATCTAAAACACTGCACATACAATGGCGATTTTGAACACACAGTGAATGATACGCTCAGTATGTGAACAAATACTAAATGCACTCATTGcaatagaatatataaaaaatatccacacacacacacacatatctcCACACACATTCTAGGAAACGTAACCACAATAGCAGGTCCTATTACTTCTGTGTCCTGATCAGGTTCATTCCAGCGTGGGTTGAGATGTCCAACTCGGGAGCTCAGGTTGGTGGTGATGTTGTATCTCTGCTCCCCATCAAACTGGGATACTCCATTGTCTATAGCATCGATTTCTTCAACAAAGTTCTCATACATCTAGGAAATAGAAAATATTAAAGATTTACACAATACATCCACGTATTGACTTCTTTAAAGAGTACGGACACTTTTGGGGCATTTTCTTTACTGAAAGGCATGTAGTTTCTCTACAAAAGTCATATttgtaatttctttttttttttaaacacatttttGACCTCTTGGCTTCTGTAGCTTCTATGTATTACAATACACAGCCAGAGCTCATCTGATGGCTTGGTCCCCAAATGGGTCCATAACTTGCAAGAAAAATTCAACTCATATGTCCAAAATCCGGAAACCTCAGACAGTCACTGCTAGATGGATTGTAAAGACTGCCTTGGAGCTCATGCACGCGCTCGTTGcccgttttgcagtccgcaaattgcagatctgcattttgcggaacggaagggccagaccataatagaacagtcctatccttgtcggtAATGTGGAagagactaggacatgttctatatttttgagaATGCCCTGGAATGGACatacgcatcttttgcagccctactGAATTGGTCTGCATCTGAAAAATATCCGAGTCAACTTTCTTCAAGATTTATGGTTAGTAGAAaatgccagtgatggctaacctccgacactccagctgtggtgaaactacaactcccagcatgctctattcatttctatggagttctgagcaCAGCCAAGCAGGTGTACATCTCGGGAGTTgtcgttttaccacagctggagtgccggaggttagccatcacagctctaGAAGAAAAGCAGCTTTTGCTGTCCataagcaaccaatcacagcatagCTTTCACTCCCTATTCTGCACAtctaaaataaaagctgtgctgcgattggttgctttgggcaccaGAGAGTTACTCTTTCAAACAGCTTTATAAATCCTCCCCTGCTTCAGTTTTGGGTCACTCGCCTTGTCATATAGGACTGGTATAATAGGGTCCTCCTCATCGGTTCCCAGGAGCGTGGCTAGTATCTGTGTGCCAAAGTGGGCATATACCAGGCCAGCGCTGCTCAGCTTGGTAACCCACGGCTTGTCAGGATATAGGCTGTTCATGGTTTCACAGAAAGATCTGCAAGATTTCAAAACATGTCGATGTTACAAAGGcaagaaaattaaataaaagaaaaaaaggacaaAAGACATAGATAGATGTAGTCTCACCTCTGATGGTGGTCGTAGCGGTTCCGGGAAGGGTCATATTCGCCGCCCACATCGACAACTACATCACACTGCGATAAAAGCTGCGGGTCCCGGGTTCTAACAATCTCTGCATCCTGATAAAGGGCAATATACGTATTATATTCTTCATTTCATCTCAAAGGCTTCATGTACATTACATAGCAACAAGCTAGTCAGCGGTTAAAACAGTGAGggtcctgctcgcaagagcttacaatccatCTATCCACATGTAC
This is a stretch of genomic DNA from Bufo gargarizans isolate SCDJY-AF-19 chromosome 3, ASM1485885v1, whole genome shotgun sequence. It encodes these proteins:
- the LOC122931418 gene encoding MYG1 exonuclease-like gives rise to the protein MNGMNEKVKRNSLLWSKSQERRKDAEIVRTRDPQLLSQCDVVVDVGGEYDPSRNRYDHHQRSFCETMNSLYPDKPWVTKLSSAGLVYAHFGTQILATLLGTDEEDPIIPVLYDKMYENFVEEIDAIDNGVSQFDGEQRYNITTNLSSRVGHLNPRWNEPDQDTEAGFKKAMELAGTEFVSRLDFYHRSWLPARSLVEEAIRQRFQADGSGEVVILAQGGCPWKEHLFQVEKEINLEKQIKYVIYPDQSAKWRVQCVPTGPNTFQNRLSLPEDWRGLRADDLSSISGIPGCIFVHASGFIGGNETQEGALEMARKALTS